The Hymenobacter sp. 5317J-9 genome has a window encoding:
- a CDS encoding acyl-CoA carboxylase subunit beta: MPDPHAHAHLSKTELLARKNEEALLGGGQARIDAQHKKGKLSARERIDLLLDEGSFEEIGKFVMHRAKDFGLDKEHYLGDGVVTGYGTVNGRLVYVFSQDFTVFGGSLSETHAEKIVKIMDLAMKNGAPVIGLNDSGGARIQEGVVSLGGYADIFYKNTLASGVVPQLSAIMGPCAGGAVYSPAITDFILMVEHTSYMFVTGPNVVKTVTHENVTSEELGGASTHSAKSGVTHFSCANEVVAINHIKQLLSYMPQNCEETAPAQPYEAAGDESRPVLDNLIPENANQPYDMREVVEGIIDEGSFLEVHQNFAENIVVGFARLAGRSIGIVGNQPAVLAGVLDINASTKAARFVRFCDSFNIPLLVLEDVPGFLPGTDQEWRGIITNGAKLLYAFCEATVPRITVITRKAYGGAYDVMNSKHIGADMNYAWPTAEIAVMGAKGAAEIIFKREIAAAENPEAKLQEKVDEYQEKFATPYRAAHRGFVDEVILPSQTRQKLIRAFKMLENKVDVLPRKKHGNIPL; encoded by the coding sequence ATGCCCGACCCGCACGCCCACGCCCACCTTTCGAAAACCGAACTACTGGCCCGCAAAAACGAAGAAGCACTTCTCGGCGGCGGCCAGGCCCGTATCGACGCTCAGCACAAAAAAGGCAAACTCAGCGCCCGCGAACGGATTGATTTGCTGCTGGACGAAGGCTCTTTCGAAGAAATCGGCAAGTTTGTGATGCACCGGGCCAAAGACTTTGGCCTCGACAAAGAGCACTACCTCGGCGACGGCGTGGTGACCGGCTACGGGACCGTAAACGGCCGTCTGGTGTACGTTTTCTCGCAGGATTTCACGGTGTTTGGCGGCTCGCTCAGCGAAACCCACGCCGAGAAAATCGTCAAAATCATGGACCTGGCCATGAAGAACGGTGCGCCCGTCATCGGCCTCAACGACTCGGGCGGCGCCCGCATTCAGGAAGGCGTGGTGAGCCTCGGTGGCTACGCCGACATTTTTTATAAGAATACCCTGGCCTCGGGTGTGGTGCCGCAGTTGTCGGCCATCATGGGGCCGTGCGCGGGCGGCGCGGTGTACTCGCCGGCCATCACCGATTTCATCCTGATGGTGGAACACACGAGTTACATGTTCGTGACCGGCCCTAACGTGGTGAAAACCGTGACCCACGAGAATGTGACCAGCGAGGAACTCGGCGGCGCCAGCACGCATTCGGCCAAAAGCGGCGTCACGCACTTCTCGTGCGCCAACGAAGTGGTGGCCATCAACCACATCAAGCAGCTGCTGAGCTACATGCCGCAGAACTGCGAAGAAACGGCCCCCGCTCAGCCCTACGAAGCGGCCGGCGACGAAAGCCGCCCGGTCCTCGACAACCTCATCCCGGAGAATGCCAACCAACCCTACGACATGCGCGAAGTGGTGGAAGGAATCATTGACGAGGGCTCTTTCCTTGAAGTGCACCAGAATTTCGCCGAGAATATTGTGGTAGGCTTCGCTCGCCTAGCGGGCCGCAGCATTGGCATTGTGGGCAACCAGCCGGCCGTGCTGGCCGGTGTGCTCGACATCAACGCCAGCACCAAGGCTGCCCGGTTCGTACGCTTCTGCGACTCGTTCAACATCCCGTTGCTGGTGCTCGAAGACGTGCCCGGCTTCCTGCCCGGCACCGACCAGGAGTGGCGCGGCATCATCACCAACGGCGCCAAGCTGCTTTATGCTTTCTGCGAAGCTACCGTGCCGCGCATCACCGTCATTACCCGCAAAGCGTATGGTGGAGCGTATGATGTGATGAACTCCAAGCACATCGGCGCCGACATGAACTACGCTTGGCCCACCGCTGAAATTGCGGTGATGGGCGCTAAAGGCGCGGCCGAAATCATCTTCAAGCGCGAAATTGCCGCCGCCGAAAACCCCGAAGCCAAGCTGCAGGAAAAGGTGGACGAGTACCAGGAGAAATTCGCCACGCCCTACCGCGCCGCTCACCGCGGCTTCGTGGACGAGGTGATTCTGCCCTCGCAGACACGTCAGAAATTGATTCGCGCGTTCAAGATGTTAGAAAACAAAGTGGACGTGTTGCCGCGCAAAAAACACGGAAACATTCCGCTGTAA
- a CDS encoding M42 family metallopeptidase, which translates to MRPESFEFLQNYLNNPSPTGFEKEGQKLWLEYLKPYIDEYFVDTYGTVVGVINPDAKYKVVIEAHADEISYFVNYITKEGYLYLRRNGGSDPLVAPSKRVNIFGEKGIVKGIFGWPAIHVRKVEQDKAPTIETVFLDCGASSADEVAEMGIHVGSVVTFEDEFTVLNDKFYVGRALDNRVGGFMIAEVARMLKENDKKLPFGLYIVNAVQEEIGLRGAEMVAHRINPDVAIITDVTHDSQSPMYEKKTAGDISCGKGPVITYGPAVQNNLRDLIIDTAKQADIPFQRAAATRATGTDTDAFAYSGSGVASALISLPLKYMHTTVETVHKDDVESVTRLIYETLLRIEDGHDFRYFN; encoded by the coding sequence ATGCGTCCTGAGTCCTTCGAGTTTCTTCAGAACTACCTCAACAACCCCTCCCCCACCGGCTTCGAAAAAGAAGGCCAAAAACTGTGGTTGGAATACCTCAAGCCCTACATCGACGAGTATTTCGTGGATACCTACGGCACCGTAGTGGGCGTCATTAATCCCGACGCGAAATACAAAGTCGTCATCGAAGCGCACGCCGATGAGATTTCCTATTTCGTGAACTACATCACCAAGGAAGGCTACCTGTACCTGCGCCGCAACGGCGGTTCCGACCCGCTGGTGGCGCCTAGCAAGCGTGTGAATATTTTTGGCGAGAAGGGCATCGTGAAAGGCATTTTCGGCTGGCCCGCTATTCACGTGCGCAAGGTGGAACAGGACAAAGCGCCGACCATCGAAACCGTTTTTCTGGACTGCGGCGCGAGCAGCGCCGACGAAGTGGCCGAAATGGGCATTCACGTGGGCTCGGTGGTGACGTTTGAGGACGAATTCACGGTGCTCAACGACAAGTTTTACGTGGGCCGCGCCCTCGACAACCGCGTGGGCGGCTTCATGATTGCCGAGGTGGCCCGCATGCTGAAGGAGAACGACAAAAAGTTGCCCTTCGGCCTCTACATCGTGAATGCGGTGCAGGAGGAAATTGGCCTGCGCGGCGCCGAGATGGTGGCGCACCGCATCAATCCCGACGTGGCCATCATCACCGACGTGACCCACGACAGCCAGTCGCCGATGTACGAGAAGAAGACGGCCGGCGACATCAGTTGCGGCAAAGGACCGGTGATTACCTACGGCCCGGCCGTGCAAAACAACCTGCGCGACCTCATCATTGACACGGCCAAGCAGGCCGATATTCCCTTCCAGCGCGCCGCCGCCACCCGCGCTACCGGCACCGACACCGATGCCTTTGCTTATTCCGGCTCCGGCGTAGCTTCGGCCCTGATTTCGCTGCCTCTCAAATACATGCACACCACGGTAGAGACCGTGCACAAAGACGACGTGGAGAGCGTGACGCGCCTGATTTACGAGACGCTGCTGCGCATTGAGGACGGGCACGATTTCCGGTACTTTAATTAA
- a CDS encoding helical backbone metal receptor, whose amino-acid sequence MELPTIPSLPLNVTDHMGRQVAVPFPPRRIVSLVPSQTELLFDLGLGDKVVGVTKFCIHPAEARTQATVIGGTKNFDFEKIAALRPDLIIGNKEENYQDGIEHLAATHTVWLSDISNLPEALDMIRRVGFIAGAKEKADALAAEIETSFAGLAAAVSEAEKPPVSAAYFIWRKPYMVAATGTFIDDMLRRAGFANAFATHSRYPEISAEQLAKVAPQRILLSSEPYPFGAKHVAEFQAMCPGAKIDIVDGELFSWYGSRLRKSAEYFSQLR is encoded by the coding sequence GTGGAACTGCCAACTATTCCGTCCCTCCCGCTGAATGTCACCGACCACATGGGTCGGCAAGTGGCAGTGCCGTTTCCGCCGCGCCGCATTGTGTCGCTGGTGCCGTCGCAAACGGAATTACTATTTGATTTGGGACTAGGCGACAAGGTAGTGGGTGTAACTAAATTCTGTATTCACCCGGCTGAGGCGCGCACGCAGGCAACGGTAATTGGCGGCACGAAGAACTTTGATTTTGAAAAAATAGCCGCGCTTCGACCCGATTTAATTATCGGCAACAAGGAAGAAAACTATCAGGACGGCATCGAGCACTTGGCTGCCACGCATACCGTATGGCTGAGCGACATCAGCAACCTACCGGAAGCGCTGGACATGATTCGCCGCGTCGGCTTTATCGCGGGCGCCAAGGAAAAAGCCGACGCGTTGGCCGCCGAAATTGAAACCTCTTTTGCAGGATTAGCAGCGGCTGTGAGTGAGGCCGAAAAGCCGCCTGTTTCTGCTGCCTACTTCATCTGGCGCAAGCCTTATATGGTGGCTGCAACGGGCACATTTATCGACGACATGTTGCGCCGGGCGGGCTTTGCCAACGCATTCGCAACCCACTCTCGCTACCCCGAAATCAGTGCTGAGCAACTAGCAAAGGTGGCACCGCAACGCATCCTGCTTTCGTCCGAGCCCTACCCCTTCGGCGCCAAGCACGTAGCCGAATTTCAGGCAATGTGCCCGGGTGCCAAAATCGACATTGTCGACGGCGAATTGTTCAGCTGGTATGGCAGCCGGCTGCGCAAATCAGCGGAATATTTTAGTCAGCTTCGGTAG